One window of the Pyrus communis chromosome 17, drPyrComm1.1, whole genome shotgun sequence genome contains the following:
- the LOC137723722 gene encoding leucine-rich repeat extensin-like protein 4 has translation MPMSLPLPYSRRHLSSSSSSLLLFVLLACAAAITSTAVTDTDEVVKEVDPSFLQFENPRLRQAYIALQAWKSSIFSDPFNFTATWNGSDVCSYMGVYCAPAPNSIGGRGGRVVAGIDLNHADIAGYLPPELGLLSDLALFHINSNRFCGVVPSTLHRLKMLHELDLSNNRFVGDFPKVVLSLPSLKYLDLRFNEFEGSVPSQLFDKDLDAVFLNDNRFRFGIPHNLGNSPVSVLVLANNKLGGCIPASIGKMAKTLNEIILLNDNLTGCLPPLIGLLTNLTVLDVSFNQLQGPLPSTVGKNMKSLEQLDVAHNKLTGVILASVCQLPQLQNFTYSFNYFTGEAPACAAISNKNNVIHGRKNCIRGKSDQRSARECASPAARPVDCTKLKCSSSSPGGGGGNPGGGGGSSPGGRDGSNKRPPRVSTPSPPVRNKPPAQRRPRVSTPPPTPPPTPPPPTSESSPSTRSHPPPPPSQPSSSPSPPPPVAPRTTPPPPSHSHSHTKPTYHSPPSPPPPPNPRVSPRTHLPPSPPPSSSHGHWTLTPPPFQEVSPSTHLRPPPPPPPHSKHDMVAPLPPGYHYNYASPPPPPQHASAPDYQPHTPPPPQQHSTNVPPPPSYHSYTSRPPPPPPPPPPPPPPSPQSPPSSPPPPSPQSPPSSPPPLPPLPSPYASPPPPTHEHYTTPPPSPTHEHYPSKTPPPHTSTGMSSPPPNHPSPPPPSEPSHPVIPLPPTGCVIPPSPSPPPPSQHTVPSPVLNFVPPPSSHHHSPLSPPKEQHWHPPPPPSHQQFPPLTPFENTPLPPVIGVSYASPPPPEIPYY, from the coding sequence ATGCCAATGTCTCTTCCTCTTCCGTATTCTAGGAGGcacctctcctcctcctcctcctccttgctgctgTTTGTTTTGTTGGCCTGCGCAGCCGCCATTACTAGCACTGCTGTTACTGATACTGATGAAGTTGTCAAAGAAGTAGATCCAAGCTTCCTCCAGTTTGAGAACCCAAGGCTTCGCCAAGCCTACATTGCCCTTCAAGCTTGGAAGTCCTCCATCTTCTCCGACCCTTTCAACTTCACCGCCACCTGGAATGGCTCCGACGTCTGCTCCTACATGGGCGTATACTGCGCTCCTGCTCCTAATTCAATTGGAGGCCGCGGCGGACGCGTGGTGGCTGGCATTGACCTCAACCACGCTGATATTGCCGGCTACCTCCCTCCGGAGCTTGGCCTCCTCTCGGACCTTGCACTCTTCCACATCAACTCCAATCGCTTCTGTGGCGTTGTCCCAAGCACCCTGCACCGCCTGAAGATGCTCCATGAGCTCGACCTCAGCAACAACCGCTTTGTCGGAGATTTCCCCAAAGTAGTGCTGTCTCTACCTTCCCTCAAGTACTTGGATCTCCGCTTCAACGAGTTCGAAGGCTCCGTTCCCTCCCAGCTCTTCGACAAGGATCTCGACGCTGTTTTCCTCAACGACAACAGGTTCCGATTCGGCATCCCCCACAATCTCGGCAACTCCCCGGTTTCTGTGCTGGTGTTGGCCAACAACAAACTCGGCGGTTGCATCCCCGCCAGCATTGGAAAGATGGCCAAGACCCTCAACGAGATCATCCTCCTCAATGACAACCTCACCGGCTGCTTGCCGCCCCTGATCGGCCTCCTCACCAATCTCACCGTCTTGGACGTGAGCTTCAACCAGCTTCAGGGTCCTCTTCCCTCCACCGTTGGCAAAAACATGAAGAGCTTGGAGCAGCTCGACGTCGCCCACAACAAACTCACCGGCGTCATACTGGCGAGTGTTTGCCAGCTGCCTCAGCTGCAGAACTTTACCTATTCCTTCAACTATTTCACTGGAGAGGCTCCTGCTTGTGCTGCCATCTCTAACAAAAATAATGTAATCCATGGTCGTAAGAACTGCATTCGTGGCAAGTCGGATCAGAGATCTGCAAGGGAATGTGCTTCCCCAGCTGCACGTCCCGTTGACTGCACCAAGCTCaaatgcagcagcagcagtcCTGGAGGCGGCGGCGGCAATCCCGGTGGAGGCGGAGGCAGCAGTCCAGGAGGCCGCGACGGCTCTAATAAAAGGCCTCCACGGGTCTCAACACCCTCTCCGCCTGTTCGGAATAAGCCGCCTGCTCAAAGAAGGCCTCGGGTTTCAACACCCCCACCCACACCCCCACCCACACCCCCACCCCCGACTTCAGAGTCATCGCCTTCGACTAGATCGCATCCTCCGCCGCCACCATCAcagccttcttcttctccttctcctcctccgccCGTGGCGCCTCGTACGACACCTCCTCCTCCCTCCCATTCCCATTCCCATACAAAGCCCACTTACCATTCACCACCTTCACCTCCGCCACCACCTAATCCAAGAGTATCACCCAGGACTCATCTTCCACCCTCTCCCCCTCCATCCAGTAGTCATGGTCATTGGACTCTGACGCCACCACCCTTCCAAGAGGTGTCACCAAGTACGCATCTAAGACCACCTCCGCCCCCACCACCTCACTCTAAACATGATATGGTGGCGCCGTTGCCTCCAGGCTATCATTACAATTATGCTTCGCCGCCACCGCCACCACAGCACGCATCAGCTCCCGATTATCAGCCCCACACGCCTCCCCCACCTCAACAGCACTCAACCAACGTCCCACCACCTCCAAGCTATCATAGTTATACAAGTCGAccgcctccacctccacctccacctccacctccacctccaccttcacCACAATCTCCACCTTCATCACCGCCTCCACCTTCCCCACAATCTCCACCTTCATCACCACCTCCGCTACCTCCACTGCCATCACCATATGCATCTCCACCCCCACCAACACATGAACATTATACAACACCGCCTCCTTCACCCACACACGAGCATTATCCATCAAAAACCCCACCACCACACACAAGCACAGGTATGAGTAGTCCACCCCCAAATCATCCATCTCCTCCTCCACCAAGTGAGCCATCACATCCGGTGATTCCTCTGCCACCCACCGGTTGTGTGAttccaccatcaccatcaccaccaccaccaagccAGCATACTGTGCCATCACCGGTATTAAACTTCGTACCGCCACCATCAAGCCATCACCACTCACCATTATCACCTCCGAAAGAACAACATTGGcatcctccaccaccaccatcacatcAACAATTTCCTCCCCTGACCCCGTTCGAAAACACGCCACTTCCTCCAGTTATAGGAGTGTCATATGCATCTCCTCCTCCCCCAGAAATACCCTACTACTAA
- the LOC137722747 gene encoding zinc finger CCCH domain-containing protein 16, with protein sequence MPVKREPCKFFQRGNCQFGDRCKYLHVVQQQHKSNPFGFGSDQQHKSNLFGFGSDQERKSNPYGFGVQNNSQTKGAADFGPKQSQNKPFENKWSRFSSATAAAAPSSQKSDKQAQATNHTCTDPTSCRSIIVDDFKHERPLWKLTCYGHWKNSPCDIAGDISYEELRAAAYDDANRGLNLQSIVERERSLLNTKLLEFENLCKPCTALPNSTLASQNPSPSASPNGFLQTAQNSVAPSVSSFTQLGTSLNTGFGPRPSAPSNNGFQQLNPFPNSSPTPSGVGTNNFPSVSVVGSQLPAATHGNGFPSNTGFINTGIIRPQTNPFATLAVSQIPSATTGQSPIVGQSTSEVEFVTNMQTEKISGNTSIWLKKIWSPGEIPEEEPPEALVEL encoded by the exons atgCCTGTAAAGAGAGAACCCTGCAAATTCTTTCAGCGCGGCAA CTGTCAGTTTGGAGATAGGTGCAAATATCTTCATGTGGTTCAGCAACAGCACAAGTCCaatccctttggatttggctcCGACCAACAGCACAAGTCCAATCTCTTTGGATTTGGCTCCGACCAAGAGCGAAAGTCCAACCCTTATGGTTTTGGGGTTCAAAACAATTCTCAGACAAAAGGGGCTGCTGATTTTGGTCCCAAACAGAGCCAGAATAAG CCTTTTGAAAACAAGTGGTCTCGTTTCTCCTCCGCAACTGCAGCTGCTGCCCCATCATCACAGAAATCTGATAAGCAGGCCCAGGCAACAAATCATAC GTGCACAGATCCCACGTCATGCAGAAGTATAATTGTTGACGATTTTAAGCATGAGAGACCACTTTGGAAGCTTACATGCTATGGTCACTGGAAAAA TTCTCCTTGTGACATTGCTGGTGATATTAGTTACGAAGAATTGAGGGCAGCAGCATACGATGATGCCAACCGCGGGTTGAATTTGCAGTCAATA gttgaaagagagagaagtttACTCAATACCAAGTTGCTTGAGTTTGAGAATCTTTGCAAGCCTTGCACAGCTTTACCAAACTCTACCCTTGCCAGCCAAAACCCTTCGCCATCAGCTAGTCCAAATGGATTCTTGCAGACTGCTCAAAATAGTGTTGCTCCTTCAGTCTCAAGCTTTACCCAATTAGGCACATCCCTGAACACGGGTTTTGGACCAAG GCCATCTGCACCATCAAATAATGGTTTTCAACAGCTGAATCCTTTTCCTAATTCTTCCCCGACTCCGAGTGGTGTGGGAACAAACAATTTTCCTTCTGTTAGTGTTG TTGGCAGCCAATTACCTGCCGCTACACATGGAAATGGTTTTCCCTCAAATACAGGATTCATCAACACTGGTATCATAAGACCTCAAACCAACCCATTTGCTACTTTAGCAGTGTCACAAATTCCTAGTGCAACAACTGGCCAGTCACCCATTGTTGGACAATCAACATCAGAAGTTGAGTTCGT AACTAACATGCAAACGGAGAAGATTTCTGGGAATACAAGTATTTGGCTGAAAAAGATATGGAGTCCTGGAGAG ATTCCCGAAGAAGAACCACCAGAGGCACTGGTTGAGTTGTAA
- the LOC137722476 gene encoding protein REPRESSOR OF SILENCING 3 produces the protein MYRRRTSESEPNSLQNNKEEETETDGDGGGKMWIRIHVGGLGGTVTEVDLRRMFSGGGTVEGVDIVRTKGRSFAYVDFLPSDDKSLSKLFSTYNGCAWKGGKLRLQKAKEDYPVRLQREWDEDAARLAAAPPPPDDAPDDAHDIKHSLSHSTNTSSNNAKQLRIFFPALRTVKALPFTGTGKHKYSFQRLQTPSLPVHFCDCEEHYVPVPSQPTTTKPNQTQSDKLLCDNGINEQELNIMTKVMDKLFQTQNETNVDHDGTHQQPHQLHLAATTPPDEDNLIINVVSSNQEKVEKLSEFQEFKSTETQALKGKRSSPSEAQININEPPKKKRKSLPGDYNHQKELEAALSGSKKNLPTQSKVSGKFFGAQPDQPELGQQQVSWSQKSSWRQLVSHRGSSSFSVSHVLTRIAPSADQVETKSGSSEVSLSDSENQDLESNGNSEDQPSEMELVEPTKSVVVSNKSSGRGASSTDQVEPKSVSLEVLLSDSENQDLESNENLEDQPSDMELVEPQPTKSIGISNEFSGRRPSSADQVEPKSGSPEVPLSDSESQDPESNENLEDQPSDMELVEPQPTKSVVVSNKLSGRGSSWRRQSSWTQLVNDNTDSSFSIKQIVPGISSEQQVLPNPKGADPVSSTDGKLMEMVKQDNDKGRSCLGIGREDSVLLGSLEDTIVDNDGAYDPDDITPKQASAANIEIGETCSFMRTASSLKEWAKIKVALSGSLKKKNVEN, from the exons atgTATAGAAGAAGAACAAGTGAATCTGAACCCAATAGTTTGCAAaacaacaaggaagaggaaacaGAAACAGATGGAGATGGAGGAGGAAAGATGTGGATTCGGATACATGTTGGGGGATTGGGAGGTACTGTGACGGAGGTGGACCTGCGTCGGATGTTCTCTGGCGGAGGAACCGTGGAGGGAGTGGACATCGTCAGAACCAAAGGTCGCAGCTTCGCCTACGTCGACTTCCTCCCTTCCGACGACAAGTCCCTCTCCAAGCTCTTCTCGACg TACAATGGGTGCGCGTGGAAGGGAGGGAAGCTGAGGCTCCAAAAGGCTAAAGAAGATTATCCTGTTCGCTTGCAACGCGAATGGGATGAAGATGCTGCTCGACTTGCTgctgctcctcctcctccagatGATGCTCCAGATGATGCACATGATATTAAACATTCACTATCACACTCAACCAACACCAGCAGCAACAACGCGAAGCAACTTCGGATTTTCTTCCCTGCACTAAGAACC GTGAAAGCTTTGCCCTTTACTGGAACTGGCAAACACAAATACAGCTTCCAGCGTCTTCAAACTCCTTCTCTCCCTGTCCATTTCTGCGACTGTGAAGAGCATTATGTCCCCGTCCCTTCTCAACCTACTACTACAAAACCCAATCAAACTCAATCCGACAAGTTATTATGTGATAATGGGATCAATGAGCAAGAGCTTAATATAATGACTAAAGTCATGGACAAGCTATTCCAAActcaaaatgaaacaaatgtCGATCATGATGGTACTCATCAACAACCCCATCAACTGCATCTTGCAGCTACTACTCCCCCTGACGAAGACAACCTTATCATCAACGTTGTCTCCAGCAACCAGGAAAAAGTCGAAAAACTATCAGAATTTCAG GAATTTAAATCCACTGAAACACAAGCTCTGAAAGGGAAAAGATCGTCACCAAGTGAAGCGCAGATAAATATTAATGAACCTCCtaagaaaaagaggaaatcCCTGCCCGGTGATTACAACCATCAAAAGGAATTGGAGGCAGCTCTTTCTGGCAGCAAGAAGAATTTGCCAACCCAGTCAAAAGTTTCAGGAAAATTCTTTGGAGCACAACCAGATCAACCAGAATTAGGTCAGCAACAGGTTTCTTGGTCTCAGAAGTCTTCTTGGAGACAACTTGTCAGTCATAGGGGAAGCAGTTCATTCAGCGTTTCACATGTACTGACCAGGATTGCTCCATCTGCTGACCAAGTTGAAACAAAATCTGGTAGTTCAGAAGTGTCCCTTTCTGATAGCGAAAACCAGGATTTGGAAAGCAATGGAAACTCGGAAGACCAGCCCAGTGAGATGGAACTGGTGGAACCTACCAAGTCAGTTGTAGTTTCAAATAAGTCATCGGGTAGAGGTGCTTCTTCCACTGACCAAGTTGAACCAAAATCTGTTAGTTTAGAAGTGCTCCTATCGGATAGCGAAAACCAGGATTTGGAAAGCAATGAAAACTTGGAAGACCAGCCCAGTGATATGGAACTGGTGGAACCTCAACCTACCAAGTCAATTGGAATTTCAAATGAGTTTTCAGGTAGACGTCCTTCTTCCGCTGACCAGGTTGAACCAAAATCTGGTAGTCCAGAAGTGCCCCTTTCTGATAGTGAAAGCCAGGATCCAGAAAGCAATGAAAACTTGGAAGACCAGCCCAGTGATATGGAACTGGTGGAACCTCAACCTACCAAGTCAGTTGTAGTTTCAAATAAGTTGTCGGGTAGAGGTTCTTCATGGCGCCGTCAATCCTCATGGACACAGTTAGTTAATGATAATACTGACAGTTCATTCAGCATAAAACAAATTGTGCCAGGTATCTCTTCTGAGCAGCAGGTCCTTCCAAACCCCAAAGGTGCTGATCCTGTGAGCTCCACTGACGGCAAGCTTATGGAGATGGTAAAACAAGATAATGACAAGGGCAGGTCTTGTTTAGGAATTGGAAGAGAAGACAGTGTGTTACTAGGTAGTCTAGAAGATACTATAGTAGACAACGATGGTGCTTATGATCCAGATGATATAACACCAAAGCAAGCATCTGCGGCAAATATTGAGATAGGTGAAACTTGCTCATTTATGAGGACTGCTTCTTCGTTGAAGGAATGGGCGAAAATCAAAGTTGCTCTAAgtggatcgttgaaaaaaaagaatgttGAGAATTAG
- the LOC137723602 gene encoding uncharacterized protein has protein sequence MEGEGALSPPSSSENRKEEEQQGASYTYWVRQVTEDAAPLPVPRKLSPQDITSAQSHPSNLGSLWNRAGTWEEKNVNKWATDRIKELIASVGSLEFSGGIAEISHVSKCVGDAFLVTVRNKKRVGYTYELTLKVKGEWVIEEEKKMIKGQIDIPEFSFGELDDLQMEVKLSEEKDLLHEDKLRVSQDLKLFLQPVREKLLQFEQELKEI, from the exons ATGGAGGGCGAAGGAGCATTGTCGCCGCCGTCTTCGTCGGAGAACAGGAAAGAAGAAGAGCAGCAGGGAGCGTCGTACACCTATTGGGTGAGGCAAGTGACGGAGGATGCGGCGCCTCTGCCAGTTCCTCGAAAGCTCTCACCTCAGGACATTACCTCCGCCCAGTCCCACCCTTCCAACCTCGGTTCTCTCTGGAATCGG GCTGGAACTTGGGAGGAGAAGAATGTGAATAAATGGGCAACCGATAGAATAAAG GAGTTGATTGCATCGGTGGGTTCCTTGGAGTTCTCAGGTGGTATAGCAGAAATATCACATGTCTCTAAATGTGTAGGAGAT GCATTCTTGGTGACGGTGCGAAACAAGAAACGTGTTGGCTACACCTATGAACTAACCTTGAAAGTCAAAG GGGAGTGGGTAATTGAGGAGGAGAAAAAGATGATTAAGGGCCAGATAGATATCCCAGAGTTCTCGTTTGGGGAGCTAGATGACTTGCAG ATGGAGGTGAAATTGAGTGAagagaaggatcttctacatGAAGATAAGTTACGTGTTAGCCAGGATTTGAAGCTATTTTTGCAGCCTGTTCGTGAGAAATTGCTTCAATTTGAACAGGAACTCAAAGAAATTTAG